A section of the Nymphaea colorata mitochondrion, complete genome genome encodes:
- the mttB gene encoding Sec-independent protein translocase, producing the protein MNYSSNKYEWNLALETILGEVRIRSVWILIGLGLTWFTRYWFPEESIYPLTKPFLTLPFDSFFVCTQLTEAFPTYVATSSIACSYFVFPLFSYQIWCFLIPSCYGFQRTKYNRFFLLSGSCFFLFLFLTFLWVVPNVWHFLYFVGATSTNSLMIKLQPKIYDYIMLTLRISFIPSVCSQIPVIVIRLPEPRGLSVVTNNRRFFMVFSLFTAALFTPPDIWCLIVACFLISLIIELAIFVALIVQVREEGWTSGMRESGSIEHKEE; encoded by the coding sequence ATGAATTACTCATCCAACAAATATGAATGGAATTTAGCACCGGAAACTATTCTAGGAGAAGTTCGAATCCGTTCTGTTCGGATATTGATCGGTCTTGGTTTGACATGGTTTACGCGTTACTGGTTCCCGGAAGAGTCAATATATCCATTAACGAAACCCTTTCTGACCCTGCCTTTTGACTCGTTTTTTGTTCGTACACAATCAACGGAGGCCTCCCCGACATATGTTGCAACGTCTCCAATAGCATGCTCTTACTTCGTCTTTCCCTTGTTCAGTTATCAAATTTGGTGCTTTTCGATCCCCAGTTGCTATGGTTTTCAAAGGACGAAATACAATCGATTCCTCCTTTTAAGTGGTTCTCGCTTCTCCTTGTTCCTGTTCCTAACTCCTCTCCGGGTAGTTCCCAATGTTTGGCACTTTTCATACTTCGTGGGTGCAACATCAACAAATTCGCTCATGATCAAGTTACAACCTAAGATCTATGACCATATTATGTTAACTCTTCGTATTTCGTTCATTCCATCGGTATGCTCCCAGATACCTGTCATTGTGATCCGTTTGCCAGAACCCAGGGGTCTTTCTGTGGTCACGAACAATCGTCGTTTTTTTATGGTTTTTCCGCTTCTCACAGCAGCTCTTTCCACACCTCCGGATATCTGGTGCCTAATCGTCGCCCGTTTCCCTATTTCTTCGATAATAGAGTTGGCTATCTCTGTGGCATCGATTGTACAAGTTCGTGAAGAGGGCTGGACGAGTGGAATGAGGGAGAGCGGCTCGATCGAACACAAAGAAGAGTAG
- the ccmC gene encoding cytochrome c biogenesis C produces MFVSLLQPSFFMSKTRSYAQILIGSWWFLTAMAIYLSLWVAPPDFQQGGNSRIPYVHVPAARMSIIVYIATAINSFLFLLTKHPLFLRSSGTGIEIGAFFTLFTLVTGGLRGRPMWGTFRVWDARLTSVFISFLIYLGALCFQKLPVEPAPISIRAGPIDIPIIKFSVHWWNTLHQPGSISRFGTSIHVPMLIPILSNFANFLFLTCILFVLETRLLILSFPESPLTEEIEAREGRPAT; encoded by the coding sequence ATGTCCGTTTCGTTATTACAACCTTCTTTCTTTATGTCAAAGACCAGAAGCTACGCGCAAATTCTCATTGGATCTCGGTGGTTCTTAACAGCGATGGCTATTCATTCAAGTCTTCGGGTAGCACCACCAGATCTTCAACAAGGTGGAAATTCTCGGATTCCCTATGTACACGTTCCTGCGGCTCGGATGAGTATAATAGTTTATATCGCAACGGCTATAAACAGTTCCTTGTTCCCATTAACAAAACATCCCCTTTTTCTTCGCTCTTCCGGAACCGGTACAGAAATAGGTGCTTTTTCTACGTTGTTTACCTTAGTTACTGGGGGGCTTCGGGGAAGACCTATGTGGGGCACCTTTCGGGTGTGGGATGCTCGTTTAACCTCTGTATTCATCTCGTTCCTTATTTACCTGGGTGCACTGCGTTTTCAAAAGCTTCCTGTCGAACCGGCTCCTATTTCAATCCGTGCTGGACCGATCGATATACCAATAATTAAGTCTTCCGTCCACTGGTGGAATACATCGCATCAACCTGGGAGCATTAGCCGATCTGGTACATCAATACATGTTCCTATGCCCATTCCAATCTTGTCCAACTTTGCTAACTCCCCCTTTTCAACCCGTATCTTGTTCGTTCTGGAAACACGTCTTCTTATTCCATCTTTTCCCGAATCTCCCTTAACGGAAGAAATAGAAGCTCGAGAAGGAAGACCTGCTACCTAG